Sequence from the Primulina huaijiensis isolate GDHJ02 chromosome 16, ASM1229523v2, whole genome shotgun sequence genome:
CgatgtttcttttaaaaaatcaacTTTAATCAAAACATAGGTTATAATCGTAGCATCCTTCGGCCCGAAGTCATTTTCATGTACTTTGAAAGCGAATATAATACTTTATGAAAAGGAAATATATCAAGAAAGTGAGATCATTTATTTTAGTTTGGTAGctccataaaaatatatttaatctcGCGAAAATTGGGTTCCGCGACAAGGTTATTTATAACAATTTTCAAAAgggtatattttgatatattacaaGTAATCAATTTTATGCTCGTTTGATATGCTACAAGTAACATGATTAAGtctttgtgagacggtcttacgaatcttcatctgtgagacgggtcaatcctaccgatattcataataaaaatcaatactcttagcataaaaagtaatattttttcatggatgacacaaataagagatctgtctcacaaaatacgacccgtgagaccgtcttacacaaatttttgtcaagtAACATATAATTCCTAAATATacatatttcatataaaatttcaagaaattctAGCAGTTGTATCCTGCTTGAAGTTGTTGATATCCATCGTAATCGTGTTGTTAATCATCAATGAAattgtaatatattttattagcaTGATTTGCATATTGTTACGTTAATCTAAAAAGTTATTCGATGTGTATTGAAGAATAATAAAATTGTGCTTATGAAactaaatttacaaaatattcaatattaaacaaTAATAAGATACTAAAAATTGTTCGATAATATTAGTGAAAAAGAAGAGAGGATTTTTGAACCCACTAAGATTAGTTTCTTCTGTGCAGCAACCAGTGAAGTTCGTAAACATACatcattcaagaaaatattaatcTTGGACTCTGTACTTTCTTCGTACAGTCTAGATTCATGGATCTTATAGCTTCCTACGTACATCAAATTTACAGCGCAAAATTCAAATCCACCATTTCTACACAGTGTCCCCGAATGTATATACATGTCTTTCTCAAATTCTACAAAaagaaattatattaataaattttttttttttgatattttgtgatctgtcaagaatttcaagAATCAAATGAAAACGGAGGTTTCAACAGATCGTAAGGTGCCCAAAGTGCATCCAATGGGCAGGGCCTGTTAGCATCAAGCCTCACCCATGGCTTCCCTTTCCCACTCCAATGCAGCAAACTAACTGGGCCCGGATGCAAATCCCGGCAGAGCCCACGGAAATTATCTCCGCCGAGGCCGTGTTGATTCCAGCTGTGATCAACCGGCGCTATTTTTCCGGCGAAAACAAGCAAGAATGGCGGCAAAGAACCCAGTTCATATATCCTCATTCTCTTCTGTAACTCCATCCATTCTTCAATCTTTCTCGTGTAATCCCCGTCCCGCCACCGGTGCAGGTCGATCACCATCACTCCGGTGTTGAAATAGCACGCTTTTCGATCGGCGAATGTTAGGGAAAGCGAAGGGCTTGACCAGAATGTTGGGGTGAAATAGGATGTGAAATTGGCATTGCAGTACTCCGGAGCCGCCAGGACCTTGTCTCCCCCGAGGGAGGTGGCGGCGAGCTTCGCAATATCATCGACAAGGACTAAGTCAGAGTCTAAATACACGACACGGCGGACGCAGGGCGGCAGGAGGTCAGCCAAGTAGCTGCGGGCGTAGTTAAGAGGACAGTCGAGGGCCGAACGGATAGATGTGGAGATCAGACCCGCCACTGCCGTATCGTGGAACCGGTAGACTCTGAAGTTTAGGTATGGGAAAGACGCTCTAATCGTCGTAAGTAAATACGAGGATGAAGTCGAGGCCGAGACGACGAAGTGCAAGAAGATGTTCTGAGGGCAAGAAGTGTGTTGGAGGATGGAGAGGATGGCAGCCATGGAGCCTCGAATGTAGGCCGAATCCAATGTCATCGCCACATGGGTAGCTCCCATCGAGCACACCAGCTCCATGTTGTTGTTATCGTCGGAATCAACAATAGAAGGGCAATAGGGGGCATTGTAGAATTTGGGGGCTTCTCTAAATATTTGTGGGATTTTGGTTATTTCATTTTGTTTTGCAAGAGAAGTGGCAAGAAAGAAGCAAGCGGTGATtgtaaaaaattgaaagaagattAGGTGTGCAGGGTTCTTCATCTAGATCTTGTGGATGTTGGGGGACGAGAGGTCTTTTATATGATTGGAGGGCTGCAAGTGCATAGCTGGATGGGCAGCTCGGTCAAagatttttatattgattttctTGGTGTCATGCCATGACTTAGATTTTTCAACATTGGGTTTTGTATTTTCTTTACAAAATCTTACAAATGGAGGATTTGTGAAATTTGAAGACATTATGCATGTTATGAGTCGGTTGCATTTAGGATAAGTGATGGGAGTAGAGAACAAAACTGTATGGCTAAACGGtacaaattatgaaatttaagGTTAAAGGTTTTCACTTTTTGCATGTGTTGTGCAAAATgtgtttcattttttaaaaaagaataggtctattgtgaaacggtcttacgaatctttatctgtgaggcTGGTCAATCttaacgatattcacaataaaaagtaatactcttagtataaaaagtaataatttttcatgtatgacccaaataagataactatatatatttatctgtgagatgagtcaacccaagaaagtaatactcttaatgtatatatatacgaCAACTATATATATTCATCACAGATATATCTCAGTACATCATAAAACTGTGAAAAGGATTTAATCTTGTAAACTTTGAATCTACTCATCAGTCAAACACAACAATAATGAAATCTGAACAAAACGAGTGAACAATTGTACGCGTTACAAGTATCCacatattttctaaaatataaaaactcttataaaattataagttaatttttttaatccttATTTTCTATTTGAttcaaaaacaattattatttttacactAGATATCGATCAGATATGTGAAACCACCTAACAACAGACTTATTCTATAGTTCTCGACAATTTACTTTGTCTcacgattttaaaatatttagaataAAACTTACGTATATATCATGATAATATTATCTTGTATACGAATGTAGGTACTTAGAAATAGATATTTATTCCTAGTTATTAAAGAGTGAGTTGATCTTTCATTTTTCTCCCAACACTGATAATACCTTTCATCTGAAAAATAAGTGAATAACCAATAAAATTAGTGAAAAATATTCACATCACACCAATAATATATATTAGCTCACAAGTCATCCTTCTTTTTTAAGCAAATGCAAGGGTGTAAAGTtggtatttttcgaaaataacaccAACTTCTTGCTACTATAATTCATAATACATTCACATTGTGTTCccatttccaaaaataaaaataaaaataaaaattgttagtaattgtttttaatcatttaattactAATACATTAAGCAAgaatatcataaataaaaatgtaatatgGTAATATCTGTGACCATcgaaaaaagaaatataatctatatatatatacatatatatatatttatttatttatttatttatttatttatgacgATTGAAGACGATTGAAGTATTCAATACAATTAACTTGTAATCGAAGTCTAGGACATATACTTAAAATTATGAAGCTGAATGTGACAGAATGTGGGTCGTGTGTACTTTTCATCATAATAAATAGATGGAATGAAACATTAATTATCACGTGTATTTAGTTTTGAATGTAAATTATATAggtaagttttcaaattttgtagcccGAAGTTGACCTGTACGTACGACATACACGGCAGAATAATTGGACCAAGGGTTCGTCTGGAGTATAGAAAATTTCTTCTCAATTTTGGTTCCATCCCCATGTAATAAAAACAAGATTTATTGttcatttttgttctttttctcTAAATAcagtttcatattttcatcatgattattattttttagccTTTTGATCATTTCTAAGAAAAAcctatattaaaaaattaattaattcattaattataGACACTTCTAAAATGACAAGTATATTTCCTCATAATAAAGATGAATATCCATTTTATTTTCCCAAATACAACAATAAGCCCAAAAATGCTCCAACTCTTTCTGTCATTTTGTTGGAATAAataatgtgattttttttatatataaaaaaaagtaaaaacaaagaaaagaaatggttactttttaaattaaaaggatAAGTAAATTATCATGATTAGTTAAAGAATGGTACGAGACATTTAATCTATCAAGATGGTGAGAAGGATCTACATATGATTTTTCACGTGAGACCGTAAAAATAGACAACTTGAAAATGAAGTTGTCCTGTTTACGCCATTTAATTAACACTTGGAGTTGGGAAGTCGAATTCTTGTAAAACTATCGAGTCAATTATGCCGTAGACATCATatgggattttatttaaaattcgtACCGATTCTAGTGGCCAACCAACCATGAGATACAAGTACACACACATTTATAAGATTTTCAGTGCCTTTGTACAAATTAGAAACTTGAGGGATGGAATCCAATGTATTGCATGCTAAGGACTGAGGATCCAGACTTGACTTTTTACTACATCTGTCGGGCATGGACTTTAAGACTTGGCAGCCATGCCGTGGAAACGAGAACCCAAGGCTTATTCATATGTCCCCTCATATTCTATAGATAGATAGTACatatgtaatattttatttatttatttttaatacagGGAGCCTCTACAATTACCACGTATCAATAAGTCCTCGAGATTTTTTAATCACCAACAAGCCCCCTATAGGGATCTACTAAAACTTTAACTTCGAACTCAAAACACCACAATCGTTTTTTAgttatttcaaaatcttttATCAGCCAACCTATTCTATATCGAGTCATGCATGTCACGTCCCGAACCCGAGTCCaggcccgcgcctgcgtgactgcacaatggacccctataacaactacttcgtattcgtcctcgctttacgaaaatgattaacccaagttgctatagaagtctattgtaagtcattataaactcattttaaatctatgatttttttgatgtgggacagggtatcacaatcacccctccttcagaacgcgacatcctcgtcgcggcctgacccttcgatccaccagcaccgagaatctagaggtggctcctacaggttcaagaggtggctctcgttatgtagcactttgcctcgcaggttcaagaggtggcttcCTTTCACGTAACACTTTCCcctgcatagcacttattttcCGGTGTTATATgccggtgaccggctctgatatcATTCTGTCACGTCCCGAAcccgagcccgggcccgcgcctgcgtgactgcacaatgggcccctatagcaactacttcgtattcgtcctcgttttacgaaaataattaacccaagttgctatagaagtctattgtaaaccattataaactcattttaaatctatgATTTTTTTGATGTGAGACAGGGTATCACAATGCATGCATTCGTACATTATTCTTTAATGTTATTCAATCCATTATTATATTTGGTttctattataaataattataccttGTTACCGATTTCACACAAATCAAATCCAATCTGTGTTTTATTCAAAAAGATTCCAACTTAATTTGTGAGGCCAACTTGATGCATGTGGCTCAAAATCAAATACAGCTAAGCCCACAAGTCATTGTAAAGACCCAATCCTAAttgatataaaattatgttaaatCCTACCACACAGCCAACGCATATTGAGGGAATTCGGAAGCACTAGAGGCGTACAACCACTTCTCAGAAAGATAACTAATAACCTCTCATGAACTATTCAATCTGTGATTCTGTGTCCGTACTGCATGAGAGGTGACAGGGTAATAcggacacagaagaatcatcaACAGGCGTACAACACATATGCAGACTCCATTTATCAACCAAAATCATTGAAACACAAGACCAGAAGAAATTTGAATGACGATCCATGAAACTACTCAAATTTCACAGATGGATAAGCTACGAAGAGTCGACAAGGTATCGAACAAGATAAACCTTAGAGTTTCTGAACTAGAATCTTAAAGCTGAATGCATTGTCGTAGTCAAAAAAACAAgtagaaagtaaaaaaaaaaaaaaaagacctcAGGGGGTAAGCCATCAATCGCTAGTGCTTATAGAACCCCGGACCTGGATATGGAACaacaggaaaaaaaataaacgaAAAGGAAAGCAACCATAATTAAACATGACCATGCAAATGTTCGTCATCAATCAACAAtaagggtgtcaattcgggtggatTGGATGGGTTAGATCGAGTTGagtattcaaaaattgctcaacttGAACCCAACCCAAGCCAACCATAAAACACTCAACCCAATTTcaaacccgaatcaacccgatttcgatttttttaaaaattttttttaaagaaaattaaataaaattaaaaaaaattaatattttaatttaaacacataataacaaaatatccatcatatatatgatttaaatttgaaagtctaattgcagaaaaataaaatatatttactaaatcaaataaacatttgtttagaaaataaaaaatattcaaaataaatattaaattatgaaaatttatgatataaatatataataaatatttattcagacatacaatatataaaaatgtaaataatatttattaattatatattttttaaaaaaattaaaatttttgggtcaaccgaacccaacccaaccagatcatttttttcgggtaAGCTATCGGCTCCGACCTGttctgacccgaacccgaaaacacCAAACACAAGCCtgattttttcgggttgaatcgtgtcgggttggtgaatcgtgtctgattttgacacccctgaTCAACATGGAGGCTGAAACCATCTAATCACAACCCGCACGATACTTTAGACAATGTCATGTAGAATTTATATGGCACATCAAatcaaaaaaatctaaacataaATGACAAAGAGGGCGCATTTGCTTAAACACAAATCAACgttgtttgaattattttgaagaaatgACGACATCATAGTCCCAGCCAAACTCCCGCTCTGAAACCGGTAAATAACAGGAGGACATACGCAAACCAAAAACTGAACTTCACCACCGCAATACTATTGATGTTTTATCTTCAGCACTGAATTCAAAGAGGAATAAAAATACAAACTGCGAAGACATTAGCAGATCATGTTAGTGATGTAATAAACTTCGGTCcacatcaaataataatttcaccACCAAAACAGCAACAAACACAAGAAAAGATAACTGGCACACAGCTCGAGAACTAACAGATGGAGGAACCAATAAAATATTGAGCATTGTCAACCAATTGAGCTCCAAGGGCAGATTCTCCTCAACTCCAAATCAATGTCAGGAACACACTCAAACCAATTATTAACAAGAGAACCTTCAATATAGAATCTGCCTGCTGTTCCTGATTTCCACGTTGGGGGAGACCCTGAGCATGTCCACCATGGAATGCATTTGAATACCCATGGTGGAAACCATGTCCCGCTCCATACATGTTGGCATTAGGAAATCCGTGCACTTGCATGTTAAAGAAAGATGGAAGCAAGCCACCTAGAGCAGCCGAGAATGTAAAGTTTCCAAAATTGGCAGTAGCCATTGGTGCAAAACCTCCAAATGGACCAAATCCTCCCATAAATCCAAATCCATGTTGTGCAAAAGTATTAGCATTAGGATCTGGAGTAGGAGCTGTCTCAGGTCTTTGCCCAGTGGGACGATGCGGAATCTCCAATCCTGGAATCGATCTAGATCGAGGATCAGTCGAGTTGTTTCCACGGCCATATAGAGGGACTAACTTTTCCTCCTGGATAAGGGCCTTGCAGACAGGGCATTCTTGAGAACGAGAATGAATATGAAGCCACTTATAAAGACATGGCCAGCAGAAGAGATGACCACAAAGTGTAACAATTGGATCTTGCGCCAAATCAAAGCAGATATTACACTCAAAATTTCCAGCATCACTGTTGTTATTACTACCGGAGCAAGAAGGGCTTGGGGGATGCCTGCTCATGGATTCCCCAAACCCAGTTGCCATCTTTCAACTGTAAATGCCCTAATTTTCCCAAAAAACCAAACCTATCAATAAACCTCGATCAAACGTGAAATTTGTCAAATATCAGCGCTCAAAGGAGATAAAATTCAGGTTTTTCCCAACCAGATTCCTTTATAAATCCAAAGGTTTAAAGTCTCGATCCATAACATGCAAAAACAAGATCACAGTAGGATTTAATTCCCTTAAAAACCCAAAATAATGAACAAAAATACCAAACTTTTCTGAAAATGGAATTTTTAAGCCATacaaaacaaattaattagGTTAAACGAATACTTGCTCAACCTTAAACAATCTGATTCTAAACCACCCAAAATTTCTGACCGTCCCTAAATCGAATTTCATTAATTTAAGACAAATACTCATGAAAGTATTTTCAAATAGGAAACCATCAAGCGCGCCAAAAAATCGAGTCACATATGGCCCGAATAAATCGAATATATGCGGATCTATGGCAAAATTAAATGGCAATATGacaagaaatggaaaaaaaatacaacGAACAGAAAAGAGAATCAGAAATTTTACCTTCAGATCAGAGAAGAATCGCGCAGTAGAACCAAACAAGAAATGATGGAATTACGCTTGGAGAACAAAGATTGATGGACAGAAGACGACGTCGTTTGTTTATCTGACTTTCCTAGAGGCTTCGCGGCTCGAACGATTCGATACGCTGTAGTGTTCCACGTGGCAGCTTCTTAATGAACATTACGCTATAGGCAGATGACAAAGTATATATACTACCTAATGATGCATATGTGGtcgtaaaaaaaatagaattatgtatatgaattatgattattaaatagataaaatctagtcataaaattttgttatagtTTTAAATTACTATTTCGATAAcgattatataaatatattaaatatgtaatatacaaaaataatatataagttTCTTAATTTCTAAAATGGATTAAATATTATAGTTATTAATaatgtatataaaaatattatttatctaaatGTATTGGATATTTTCGTAAAAATTAATTGATGTCACAAAATCGATCTACTAAAAATCTCAACctttatatatttagtataGATATTGATGCCCTAAAATTACCACATCTGGGCATGTACAAATCCATCTCCGAGATTGGCCTAGTTTGTTAAGGGTCGGGTCTCATTATTAACCAGGTCTGAAAATTCTGAACTCATAATCTCTTCCAAAAAAGCCGAGCTCAAGAACATATCAAAAGGGTCAAACCCATGAAAATTATTATGACAAGATGAGTTCACGGAACATTCTCAACGGGTCCAAGCCGTTAGTTTAAATCTAAGGTTCAAAGAACAAAGTAAATTTCTCAGTTACTCGGGAAAAAATCTTTGCGTGAcacttaattttaaaaaaaataataataaaaatccctGCACGATCTTGGTCATAAAATCTGAGTCTAATATGATCGAGAAGTTGAAATTGAAAATGATCCAAAAATcgcatgaaatatatttttgttcgtGTGTGAAATTGAAAAGAGGTTTGAAAGTTTAATTTAGATGGAAAAATTAGATAAGTGGGAAAGATTTAATTAGATTTGTAAATTTTCTGCCCAAGACAAATGGAAAGTTAGATTTGTTCATACATATCGTGTTAGAAgggaaaaaattacaaaataaagaTCCGAAAGAATGAGTCTTTCAACTGCTTTTGGTTAACAATTAAATCCAACCTACTGACAAGCAAATTTATCTGCAGTCTCACACGTCTTGGAACTACCCTTTGACGTGCATTAGTTGTGGGTTATCCCAACCAATTTTATTCAACTTCTTTTTTGACGTGAGGAATTATTTGCAATACAACCCAACTACTGCAATTTTTTCCACCAATCCGTCTATAAATATAAGCAACTTCTACGAAAACATACACTCTGCAGGTAGATCTTGTCTGGATTTTACACTATGAATCCCATGGCGAGTAAGCAAAATGTTGTCCATGTTCTGATCCTGATCATGTTCTTCACGGGTGATTAAAATTCAGATGAATTGTTTTAAGTGTATGTATTGTTATGGAACTGATTTTTTTGCTGATTAAATTTGCGTCTTGGGTGGGTTCATTTGAATTTGCAGGAGGTATAAATATTGCTTCCGGGGCTATATTCACGCTCCAAAACAGCTGCAGTTACATGATTTGGCCAGGCACACTCTCTGGAAACGGCGTCGCCATTCTTGGAGATGGGGGCTTCGCGTTGGCTCCGGGAGCTACCATCCAGCTTCCCGCGCCTGCAGGTTGGTCCGGGCGTTTCTGGGCTCGTACGGGATGCAACTTTGATGACTCTGGAAATGGGAAGTGTGCGACCGGAGACTGTGGTGGCATGTTAAAATGCACCGGCGGAGGAGTTCCGCCCGTCACCCTCGCGGAATTCACTTTAGGAAGCAGCGGCAACATGGCCGAAGATTTCTACGACGTGAGCCTTGTGGATGGCTACAATGTCGGCCTTGGGGTGCGGCCCTCAGGTGGTTCGGGAGACTGCAAGTACGCCGGGTGCGTTTCGGACGTAAATGAGAACTGCCCGAAGGAGCTGCAGGTTGTCGGAGAAGGCGGAGGCGCTGTGGTGGCATGCAAGAGTGCGTGTGCGGCGTTCAATAGGCCGGAATTTTGCTGCACCGGCCAGTACTCGACGGCGAGTACATGCTCGCCGACGCAATACTCGCAGATATTCAAGAATGCATGTCCAGCGGCATACAGTTATGCGTATGATGATGCTACGAGTACGTTTACTTGCACTGGTTCAGATTACTTCATCACATTTTGTCCCACTTCATAAATTTGTAGTTCATAAAGAAAGTACCACAATAATCTTTTTGTTGGATGGTGAGAGCAAATGTtacaaaattctcaaatttaatctATGATTTTTGAATAAGTTCTGCAAATTCTTTGCATGTATGGGTTACAGATATTGAGATTACTCATCACAGTACAAATCTTATGcgtttatataattatttcattttcattccgaataggaaaataaaataaaaaagacaaCATTAAAAGGGCCAAGATGCAACATCACGATCACGACTACTTTTCTAATGGAGAAACCACCATAATACAGACAAGGAACAATTTACATTTAcaaatttttccattttttctgTATTAATCCATACATTCTTAAAATTCTCTACGTTTGGACTGCCCTCTTCGAAAGCCAAATCCTCGATACTCATCCATTTCCTCCCAAATCTTCTTGAAACTATTTTGGGCTGGGAATGGTCAAGATGTCTACACTATTATGCTCCTCCAATTTGTGCCACAATTTTTCCTACCAAAAATGACCGATCATCGAAGAAAATAAGGAAAACTAGATGCTACATACAATGTACATAAGTCCTACGAGGATTGCTGCTCGACTCGTTTAGAACTTAACATTATTACAACCATGAATTCAACTCGCCCCATCCAGTGCATAGACCTTCACCATCGTCCTCGTTGCTGAAGAGGGTCTGATCTGAGCAATCTAGCGATGCACCGCACGCTAGGTTATAAGATTGGCAAGCTGAATGACATACGCGTAGACGATTGTCGCCATCTTTGTCGCATTTTTGAATAGATATCTGGTTTGAATAGTAGCAAAAATGTATCAGAAGACAACTTATTATAGGGCTCTGTGGACTCATGGCCTTGTAAACAACTAAGCAACGCCCAATGGCTTTCTACGAAAAGGCGTGGGAGTGAAAAAGTAAGGGAGAAAAAACTTACCCAACAGGACAATCGCTTAGCAGCTCCATCACAGTCTCGGCCTCTGatataatttagaaattttCGAGGACCTCCTGGGAACAATCTATGGTAATTCGGCATCACAACAACTTCTTCGAGCTGCTGCAAGATACTCAACTCACTAGGCGCACAATGTTGCCCCAACACATCTTTCTCCAACACATCTTTGCATACTGAGAGGCTGGAAAGAAGCATGGAGCTATTCTGGCACGTATAGCCTGCGTAATCTGAGCACCGGAACTCACAGACACCATCATCACAGACTCCACCATGTAGACTGCATTGTTCATCGCAAATGGCTGCAAATCACAATAGGGTACCGTGTAAATCAACGCTTAGCAAAAATAACTTGATATGCTTTTAACAAAGTTAGTATAGAAGGAAATCGATCTGTGTAATGTTATATTACCTGTGGTGCAATCAGTCCCAGTGAACCTGTTTTCACAATCGCACACAC
This genomic interval carries:
- the LOC140961233 gene encoding probable galacturonosyltransferase-like 1 translates to MKNPAHLIFFQFFTITACFFLATSLAKQNEITKIPQIFREAPKFYNAPYCPSIVDSDDNNNMELVCSMGATHVAMTLDSAYIRGSMAAILSILQHTSCPQNIFLHFVVSASTSSSYLLTTIRASFPYLNFRVYRFHDTAVAGLISTSIRSALDCPLNYARSYLADLLPPCVRRVVYLDSDLVLVDDIAKLAATSLGGDKVLAAPEYCNANFTSYFTPTFWSSPSLSLTFADRKACYFNTGVMVIDLHRWRDGDYTRKIEEWMELQKRMRIYELGSLPPFLLVFAGKIAPVDHSWNQHGLGGDNFRGLCRDLHPGPVSLLHWSGKGKPWVRLDANRPCPLDALWAPYDLLKPPFSFDS
- the LOC140961956 gene encoding uncharacterized protein codes for the protein MATGFGESMSRHPPSPSCSGSNNNSDAGNFECNICFDLAQDPIVTLCGHLFCWPCLYKWLHIHSRSQECPVCKALIQEEKLVPLYGRGNNSTDPRSRSIPGLEIPHRPTGQRPETAPTPDPNANTFAQHGFGFMGGFGPFGGFAPMATANFGNFTFSAALGGLLPSFFNMQVHGFPNANMYGAGHGFHHGYSNAFHGGHAQGLPQRGNQEQQADSILKVLLLIIGLSVFLTLIWS
- the LOC140961316 gene encoding pathogenesis-related protein 5-like, with protein sequence MNPMASKQNVVHVLILIMFFTGGINIASGAIFTLQNSCSYMIWPGTLSGNGVAILGDGGFALAPGATIQLPAPAGWSGRFWARTGCNFDDSGNGKCATGDCGGMLKCTGGGVPPVTLAEFTLGSSGNMAEDFYDVSLVDGYNVGLGVRPSGGSGDCKYAGCVSDVNENCPKELQVVGEGGGAVVACKSACAAFNRPEFCCTGQYSTASTCSPTQYSQIFKNACPAAYSYAYDDATSTFTCTGSDYFITFCPTS